In Agromyces archimandritae, one genomic interval encodes:
- a CDS encoding aldo/keto reductase, producing the protein MTNVPRIQLNDGNTIPQLGFGVFRVDPAETDRIVADALDVGYRHLDTARIYANEQGVGRAIAASGIPREELFVTTKLWNDDQGTQSAFDAFDASLDRLGLDYVDLYLIHWPVAERGLYVPSWKALEQIRESGRARSIGVSNFLVHHLETLLAETDVVPAVDQIELHPYLQQPAVADFAARHGIAIEAWGPLGQGKYPLFELPEVAGSAAAHGVSPAQVVIRWHLQRGHIVFPKASSRAHIEQNFDVFGFELSDAEMDAITALERDGRVGSHPDEVN; encoded by the coding sequence ATGACGAACGTTCCCCGCATCCAGCTCAACGACGGCAACACGATCCCGCAGCTCGGCTTCGGCGTCTTCCGGGTCGACCCCGCCGAGACCGATCGCATCGTCGCCGACGCCCTCGACGTCGGATACCGGCACCTCGACACCGCCCGCATCTACGCGAACGAACAGGGCGTCGGCCGCGCGATCGCGGCCTCCGGCATCCCGCGCGAAGAGCTCTTCGTCACCACCAAGCTCTGGAACGACGACCAGGGCACGCAAAGCGCGTTCGACGCCTTCGACGCCAGCCTCGATCGCCTCGGACTCGACTACGTCGATCTGTATCTCATCCACTGGCCCGTCGCCGAACGCGGCCTCTACGTGCCCTCGTGGAAGGCGCTCGAGCAGATCCGGGAGAGCGGCCGGGCCCGATCCATCGGCGTCTCGAACTTCCTCGTGCACCATCTCGAGACCCTTCTCGCCGAAACCGACGTCGTGCCGGCCGTCGACCAGATCGAACTCCACCCGTACCTGCAGCAGCCGGCCGTCGCCGACTTCGCGGCACGGCACGGCATCGCGATCGAAGCCTGGGGGCCGCTCGGCCAGGGCAAATACCCGCTCTTCGAACTGCCCGAGGTCGCCGGCTCCGCCGCCGCCCACGGCGTCTCGCCCGCGCAGGTCGTCATCCGCTGGCACCTGCAGCGCGGACACATCGTCTTCCCGAAGGCCTCGAGCCGCGCCCACATCGAGCAGAACTTCGACGTCTTCGGCTTCGAACTGAGCGACGCCGAGATGGATGCCATCACCGCGCTCGAACGCGACGGGCGCGTGGGATCGCACCCGGACGAGGTGAACTGA
- a CDS encoding nuclease-related domain-containing protein, with product MGAHRHPHRPRRLRPPRRRRRTRSRELGARPAPAATGLPPLARSHGHPGGWRRERYLNLIREFAGRGVTLDDPYDPALVRSAPRDIRHTLADALAEEATARSLASLGIAFTVWHDLATDAAGPGLPPKLDHLVLGPTGLFAIQSEDWGGPVRIRRGELIGEALAGERPVRALAARAKAVGRAAKVKPTALLVVVPDDAAEEPLAEIGRVRGAAVALVRRSRLASAVREGIPGSASIGGTELMEVRTRLQQAVRFA from the coding sequence ATGGGAGCTCATCGGCACCCCCACCGCCCGCGCCGACTACGACCGCCGCGGCGCCGGCGCCGAACCCGCTCACGAGAGCTGGGCGCCCGCCCCGCCCCGGCCGCGACGGGACTCCCGCCCCTCGCCCGCTCGCACGGGCACCCGGGCGGCTGGCGTCGCGAACGCTACCTGAACCTCATCCGCGAGTTCGCCGGACGCGGCGTCACCCTCGACGACCCCTACGACCCGGCGCTCGTCAGATCCGCCCCCCGCGACATCCGCCACACCCTCGCCGACGCGCTCGCCGAAGAGGCCACGGCACGCTCCCTCGCGAGCCTCGGCATCGCGTTCACCGTCTGGCACGACCTCGCCACCGACGCCGCCGGCCCCGGCCTGCCGCCGAAGCTCGACCACCTCGTGCTCGGGCCGACGGGGCTGTTCGCGATCCAGTCGGAGGACTGGGGCGGGCCCGTGCGGATCCGCCGCGGAGAACTCATCGGCGAAGCGCTCGCCGGCGAACGCCCCGTGCGCGCCCTCGCCGCCCGTGCGAAAGCCGTCGGGCGGGCCGCGAAGGTCAAGCCCACCGCCCTGCTCGTCGTCGTCCCCGACGACGCCGCCGAGGAACCGCTCGCCGAGATCGGCCGGGTCCGCGGGGCCGCCGTCGCCCTCGTCCGGCGCTCCCGGCTCGCGAGCGCGGTGCGCGAAGGCATCCCTGGTTCGGCCTCCATCGGCGGCACCGAGCTCATGGAAGTGCGGACGCGCCTGCAGCAGGCCGTGCGATTCGCGTAG
- a CDS encoding aspartate aminotransferase family protein, translating into MDVTEFWANADRHLVRYGPRFTPRIITGASGAHVIDADGTRILDFTSGQMSAVLGHSHPDIVRTVSDSIATLDHLYSGMLSEPVVDLVTRLAATLPPALSKTLLLSTGGESNEAAIKMAKLVTGRYEVVAFDRSWHGMTSGAASLTFSAGHHGYGPSVPGSLTLPTPNAYRSPFRHPDGSYDWRSELDYGFALIDAQSSGSLAACLVEPILSSGGIIDLPLGYLAELKRKCEERGMLLILDEAQTGLGRTGTMYAFERDGVVPDMLTLSKTLGAGLPVAALVTSAEIEERAHELGYLFFTTHGADPLAASVAGTVLRVIERDGLVERAAVLGGVLRERLLAMQERFDVIGDVRGRGLLQGIELVRDRGTREPAEALGAAVTDECLRRGLHMNIVQLPGMGGVFRIAPPLTIADAELEAGLDILEASLAEALVHA; encoded by the coding sequence ATGGACGTAACCGAGTTCTGGGCGAACGCCGATCGGCACCTGGTCCGCTACGGCCCGCGATTCACGCCCCGGATCATCACGGGCGCATCCGGCGCCCACGTCATCGACGCCGACGGCACCCGCATCCTCGACTTCACCTCGGGCCAGATGAGCGCCGTGCTCGGCCACTCGCACCCCGACATCGTGCGCACCGTTTCGGACTCCATCGCCACGCTCGATCACCTCTACAGCGGCATGCTGAGCGAACCCGTCGTCGACCTCGTGACCCGGCTCGCGGCCACCCTGCCGCCGGCCCTCTCCAAGACGCTGCTGCTCAGCACCGGCGGCGAATCGAACGAGGCCGCGATCAAGATGGCCAAGCTCGTCACCGGCCGCTACGAGGTCGTGGCCTTCGACCGCTCCTGGCACGGCATGACCTCCGGCGCCGCCTCGCTCACCTTCTCCGCCGGCCACCACGGCTACGGCCCGTCCGTCCCCGGCAGCCTGACCCTGCCGACCCCGAACGCCTACCGTTCGCCGTTCCGCCACCCCGACGGCTCGTACGACTGGCGCAGCGAGCTCGACTACGGCTTCGCGCTGATCGACGCGCAGTCCAGCGGCAGCCTCGCCGCCTGCCTCGTCGAACCGATCCTCTCCTCGGGCGGCATCATCGACCTCCCCCTCGGCTACCTCGCCGAGCTCAAGCGCAAATGCGAGGAGCGCGGCATGCTGCTGATCCTCGACGAAGCGCAGACCGGCCTCGGCCGCACCGGCACCATGTACGCCTTCGAGCGCGACGGCGTCGTGCCCGACATGCTCACCCTCTCGAAGACGCTCGGCGCGGGCCTGCCCGTCGCCGCCCTCGTCACCTCCGCCGAGATCGAGGAACGCGCGCACGAGCTCGGCTACCTGTTCTTCACGACCCATGGAGCGGATCCGCTCGCCGCATCCGTCGCCGGCACCGTCCTGCGCGTCATCGAGCGCGACGGACTCGTCGAGCGGGCCGCCGTGCTCGGCGGCGTGCTGCGCGAACGCCTCCTCGCCATGCAGGAACGGTTCGACGTCATCGGCGACGTGCGCGGGCGGGGGCTGCTGCAGGGCATCGAACTCGTCCGCGACCGCGGCACGCGCGAACCCGCCGAAGCGCTCGGCGCCGCCGTCACCGACGAATGCCTGCGCCGCGGGCTGCACATGAACATCGTGCAGTTGCCCGGCATGGGCGGCGTCTTCCGCATCGCGCCGCCGCTCACCATCGCCGACGCCGAACTCGAAGCGGGCCTCGACATCCTCGAAGCCTCGCTCGCCGAAGCGCTCGTGCACGCCTGA
- a CDS encoding flavin monoamine oxidase family protein — protein MDRRGFLFGSAAALALALAGCTPEPPAPTRSTSPTPTRTPTPGEVPVPAGLQRSKWSRNPFFRGAFSYPGVGSDRGDRERLGRPIDERVFFAGEATSLDAPGSVQGALDSAVRASDALLEISGAGERVLVVGAGIAGLAAARILTSAGHRVVLIEASERIGGRIRSEGDDDWPVPAELGAAFLGPTATSFDALLGGFGVRTRAFRPAPLFRGVDGERLDYDDVGVRAIERALSWSEDVSIDLSVEAALERSGAAEAATAEPGGGMWLAHAATAGLGLATGAAPKSVSAHQAANRLVPGASFGLGGDELRRVTGSFQAQLAEAAGDLNVLTGSVVQRIAHDEDGVRVRLDSGESLSGDRIVVTVPVGVLKSDAMRFSPPLPLAHASAIARIGMGHVEMCWLRFDERSWDSGHENVWTAVGGDDPFAIWLDYGAITGDPVLAGISVAGSAETVAAMDDGELVDAARASLAPFMG, from the coding sequence ATGGATCGGCGTGGCTTCCTGTTCGGATCGGCAGCGGCCCTCGCCCTCGCGCTGGCCGGCTGCACCCCCGAACCGCCCGCGCCCACCCGCAGTACCTCGCCGACGCCGACGCGGACGCCGACTCCCGGGGAAGTGCCGGTGCCGGCCGGGCTGCAGCGCTCGAAATGGAGCCGCAACCCCTTCTTCCGCGGCGCCTTCAGCTACCCGGGCGTCGGCTCCGACCGCGGCGACCGCGAACGCCTCGGCCGGCCGATCGACGAACGCGTCTTCTTCGCCGGCGAGGCGACGAGCCTCGACGCCCCCGGAAGCGTGCAGGGCGCCCTCGACTCCGCAGTGCGCGCAAGCGACGCCCTCCTGGAGATCTCCGGCGCCGGCGAACGCGTGCTCGTCGTCGGCGCCGGGATCGCCGGGCTCGCGGCCGCGCGCATCCTCACGAGCGCCGGGCACCGCGTCGTCCTGATCGAAGCGAGCGAGCGGATCGGCGGCCGCATTCGCAGCGAGGGCGACGACGACTGGCCCGTGCCCGCTGAACTCGGCGCCGCCTTCCTCGGGCCGACCGCGACCTCCTTCGACGCCCTCCTCGGAGGCTTCGGCGTGCGCACCCGTGCCTTCCGGCCCGCCCCGCTGTTCCGCGGCGTCGACGGCGAACGACTCGACTACGACGACGTCGGGGTGCGGGCGATCGAACGCGCCCTCTCCTGGTCGGAGGACGTCTCCATCGACCTCTCCGTCGAAGCGGCGCTCGAACGGTCCGGGGCGGCCGAAGCGGCCACGGCCGAACCCGGCGGCGGGATGTGGCTCGCCCACGCCGCGACCGCCGGGCTCGGTCTGGCGACCGGCGCCGCACCGAAGTCGGTGTCGGCCCACCAGGCTGCGAACCGCCTCGTTCCCGGCGCCTCGTTCGGACTCGGCGGCGACGAACTCCGCCGCGTCACCGGATCGTTCCAGGCCCAGCTCGCCGAAGCCGCCGGCGACCTGAACGTCCTCACCGGCTCCGTCGTGCAACGCATCGCGCACGACGAGGACGGCGTGCGCGTGCGCCTCGACTCGGGCGAGTCGCTCTCGGGCGACCGCATCGTCGTCACCGTGCCCGTCGGGGTGCTGAAGAGCGACGCGATGCGCTTCTCGCCCCCGCTGCCGCTCGCCCACGCGAGCGCCATCGCCCGCATCGGGATGGGCCACGTCGAAATGTGCTGGCTGCGCTTCGACGAACGGTCGTGGGACTCGGGCCACGAGAACGTGTGGACCGCCGTCGGCGGCGACGACCCCTTCGCGATCTGGCTCGACTACGGGGCGATCACCGGCGACCCCGTGCTCGCCGGCATCTCCGTCGCCGGCAGCGCCGAAACGGTCGCCGCGATGGACGACGGCGAACTCGTCGACGCGGCCCGTGCGTCGCTCGCGCCGTTCATGGGGTGA
- a CDS encoding Pr6Pr family membrane protein: MRGWIGERGGRRLRRALGVTRLVLAALAIAALVANFRYVLGFRSFAAENFFSYFTVQSAFFAIGVLIVSGIRALTGAEQRVWLHALRAAVTSYTLVSGIVFGIIAAQASTRDYRVDVPWSDVLLHFVVPAALLVDWAIESWLLPHTRPIPRRAVLAAVPFPVVWLVFTLMRGAEVGWYPYFFLDPYEVGGWPGILVYCTLVLAILLAVTWMLVQLNRVGTRRGAAARVSGADAAAPAPAGVTP; this comes from the coding sequence ATGCGCGGGTGGATCGGCGAGCGGGGCGGGCGACGCCTGCGCCGTGCGCTGGGCGTGACCCGCCTCGTGCTGGCGGCCCTCGCGATCGCGGCGCTCGTGGCGAACTTCCGCTATGTGCTCGGCTTCCGCAGTTTCGCGGCCGAGAACTTCTTCAGCTATTTCACGGTGCAGTCGGCGTTCTTCGCGATCGGGGTGCTGATCGTTTCCGGCATCCGGGCGCTCACCGGCGCCGAGCAGCGGGTGTGGTTGCATGCGCTTCGGGCGGCGGTCACGAGCTACACCCTCGTGTCGGGCATCGTGTTCGGCATCATCGCCGCGCAGGCGTCGACCCGCGACTACCGGGTGGATGTGCCGTGGTCGGATGTGCTGCTGCATTTCGTCGTGCCGGCCGCACTGCTCGTGGATTGGGCGATCGAGTCGTGGCTGCTGCCGCACACGCGGCCGATCCCGCGGCGGGCGGTGCTGGCTGCGGTGCCGTTCCCGGTGGTGTGGCTCGTGTTCACGCTGATGCGCGGTGCGGAGGTCGGCTGGTATCCGTATTTCTTCCTCGATCCGTACGAGGTCGGCGGCTGGCCGGGGATCCTGGTGTATTGCACGCTGGTGCTGGCGATCCTGCTGGCGGTGACGTGGATGCTCGTGCAGCTGAACCGGGTCGGTACGCGTCGCGGCGCGGCGGCCCGGGTTTCGGGTGCGGATGCCGCGGCGCCCGCCCCTGCCGGAGTCACCCCATGA
- a CDS encoding GntR family transcriptional regulator, with the protein MTAPEISLARHSDTPVYRQIVAQLAFTIEAGRLLDGDRLPGARLLAANLGINRNTVARAYAELRDLGLVEPRGRNGMVVCGAERARAASSARERGRGILEEAVGRCRELGLGDDDIRALLGGAAGPGAGPAPEISFVECNRDRAEYFAGALAAELAVPVDPLVLGEFEAGGVSSELVLTTFFHLAEVRRRFRGTGAEVIAIVVAPHLRTLVEIAQLPKGRVVGVWWTSEDQAVSVRDSFAQAGVTDLRVLTTGDDAELEGVELVVVPTESPALARRLEGRVRVLEYGNVLDAASVRMVREVVREHRAGRTFTGAK; encoded by the coding sequence GTGACCGCACCCGAGATCAGCCTCGCCCGTCATTCGGACACGCCGGTCTACCGGCAGATCGTCGCGCAGCTCGCCTTCACGATCGAGGCCGGGCGTCTGCTCGACGGCGACCGGCTGCCCGGGGCGAGGCTTCTGGCCGCCAACCTCGGCATCAATCGCAACACCGTGGCCCGCGCCTATGCGGAGCTCCGGGATCTCGGCCTCGTCGAACCGCGCGGCCGGAACGGCATGGTCGTCTGCGGCGCCGAACGGGCCCGGGCCGCGTCGTCGGCGCGCGAACGGGGGCGCGGCATCCTCGAGGAGGCGGTCGGCCGCTGCCGCGAGCTGGGCCTCGGCGACGACGACATCCGGGCCCTGCTCGGCGGCGCCGCGGGCCCGGGGGCCGGGCCCGCGCCCGAGATCTCCTTCGTCGAATGCAACCGCGACCGGGCGGAGTATTTCGCCGGGGCGCTCGCCGCCGAACTCGCCGTGCCGGTCGACCCGCTCGTGCTCGGGGAGTTCGAGGCGGGCGGCGTCTCCTCGGAGCTGGTGCTCACGACGTTCTTCCATCTCGCCGAGGTGCGCCGCCGCTTCCGCGGCACCGGCGCCGAGGTCATCGCGATCGTCGTCGCCCCGCATCTGCGCACGCTCGTCGAGATCGCGCAGCTGCCCAAGGGGCGTGTCGTCGGCGTGTGGTGGACGAGCGAGGATCAGGCCGTGAGCGTCCGCGACTCCTTCGCCCAGGCCGGGGTGACGGATCTCCGAGTGCTCACGACCGGCGACGACGCGGAGCTCGAGGGCGTCGAGCTCGTCGTCGTCCCGACGGAATCGCCGGCCCTCGCACGGCGCCTGGAGGGCCGGGTGCGCGTGCTCGAGTACGGCAACGTGCTCGATGCGGCCTCGGTGCGGATGGTGCGCGAGGTCGTGCGCGAACATCGTGCCGGACGGACGTTTACCGGCGCGAAATAA
- a CDS encoding DUF7059 domain-containing protein has protein sequence MGFADIWGVDAGSVPAAGLAAFRTDLAQAGYTVDGLEHLLRDEATGVDAGAALRRGSRVPAMRLLHDDRTPAALLARLFLLGDTLDERELDAALPRSGRAAASALGIVEPVAGGMRAAIDVRPYAFTDAVGEGAWWVASDLGELQLGDALPERHVLGVGGASATLAGQVLQQPVGSALDLGTGSGIQALHLGRLARHVVATDLSARALAFARFTLALNEVGNVELRAGSLFEPVAGERFDRIVSNPPFVITPRADGVPAYEYRDGGMTGDGIVEAVVRGAAAHLEPGGTAQLLGNWETIGGRPGLERVRGWAEDAGLEYWIVERELQDPAEYAETWIRDGGTKAGTAAFEDLEAAWLDDFAARGVTAIGFGYVLLRRPSGIHGTTGIHRLARAEAVHTSGNEALAAHFGAVLAAAERIAGLSDAELASLHLRVAPDVTEERHHLPGHDEPSSILLRQGGGFGRVVDAGTALAAFVGAADGELPAGVIADAIAELTGVDAAALRAELAPQLRELVFAGMLLVP, from the coding sequence ATGGGGTTCGCCGACATCTGGGGCGTGGACGCAGGCTCGGTGCCCGCGGCCGGGCTCGCCGCATTCCGCACCGATCTCGCCCAAGCCGGCTACACGGTCGACGGGCTCGAACACCTGCTTCGCGACGAGGCCACGGGGGTGGATGCCGGTGCGGCGCTCCGACGCGGCTCCCGCGTGCCCGCGATGCGGCTGCTGCACGACGACCGCACGCCGGCGGCGCTGCTCGCGCGACTGTTCTTGCTCGGCGACACGCTCGACGAGCGGGAACTGGATGCGGCGCTGCCGCGGAGCGGGCGCGCCGCGGCATCCGCACTCGGGATCGTCGAGCCCGTCGCCGGCGGCATGCGGGCCGCGATCGACGTACGCCCCTACGCCTTCACGGACGCCGTGGGGGAGGGGGCCTGGTGGGTCGCCTCGGACCTCGGCGAGCTGCAGCTCGGCGACGCGCTGCCCGAACGGCACGTGCTCGGCGTCGGCGGCGCCTCGGCGACCCTCGCCGGGCAGGTGCTGCAGCAGCCGGTCGGCAGCGCCCTCGACCTCGGAACCGGAAGCGGCATCCAGGCCCTCCACCTCGGCCGCCTCGCCCGGCACGTCGTCGCCACCGACCTGTCGGCCCGAGCGCTGGCCTTCGCCCGCTTCACGCTCGCGCTGAACGAGGTGGGCAACGTCGAACTGCGCGCCGGGAGCCTCTTCGAGCCGGTCGCCGGCGAGCGATTCGACCGCATCGTGTCGAACCCGCCGTTCGTGATCACCCCGCGCGCCGACGGCGTTCCGGCCTACGAATACCGCGACGGCGGCATGACCGGCGACGGCATCGTCGAAGCCGTCGTGCGAGGCGCCGCCGCCCACCTCGAGCCCGGCGGCACCGCCCAGCTTCTCGGCAACTGGGAGACGATCGGCGGCCGGCCCGGGCTCGAACGGGTGCGCGGCTGGGCCGAGGACGCCGGCCTCGAATACTGGATCGTCGAACGCGAACTGCAGGACCCGGCCGAATACGCCGAGACCTGGATCCGCGACGGCGGCACGAAAGCCGGCACCGCCGCCTTCGAGGACTTGGAGGCCGCCTGGCTCGACGACTTCGCCGCGCGCGGCGTGACCGCGATCGGCTTCGGGTACGTGCTGCTGCGGCGCCCGAGCGGCATCCACGGCACGACCGGCATCCACCGCCTCGCCCGCGCCGAAGCCGTGCACACGAGCGGCAACGAAGCGCTCGCCGCCCACTTCGGCGCCGTGCTCGCCGCCGCCGAACGCATCGCCGGCCTGAGCGACGCCGAGCTCGCCTCGCTGCATCTGCGCGTCGCGCCCGACGTCACCGAAGAACGTCACCACCTGCCCGGCCACGACGAACCGAGCTCGATCCTGCTCAGGCAGGGCGGCGGCTTCGGCCGGGTCGTGGATGCCGGCACGGCGCTCGCCGCCTTCGTCGGCGCCGCAGACGGAGAACTGCCCGCCGGCGTCATCGCCGACGCGATCGCCGAGCTGACCGGGGTGGATGCCGCAGCCCTCCGCGCCGAGCTCGCGCCGCAGCTGCGGGAGCTCGTCTTCGCCGGCATGCTGCTCGTGCCGTGA
- a CDS encoding thioredoxin domain-containing protein — translation MAERLRGSTSPYLLAHADNPVDWWPWDEDAFAEARRRNVPVLVSIGYATCHWCHVMARESFSDPEIAALLGERFVAIKVDREEHPEVDAAYLAAAGAFTSQLGWPLTAFANGDGAVFYAGSYFPPRAAHGMPSFRNVLDAVWEAWTERPDEVAETADGLQEALRKAAEAGTGPFALPAAEQLDAAAGRLLAGEDRAHGGFGGAPKFPAAPMLEFLAGSGDEARAAVDRALQAMSASELRDPVEGGFFRYATRADWTVPHYERMLTDNAQLLALLLPAASDGAEWARTAAEGIAGFLTTTMRLPGGCFASAQDSESLVDGRSSEGGYYRLNARERAEQPSPKLDRKVLTGWNGLTIGALADASVALERPELLVIARRTAEAVLDAHLREDGTLVRSSLDGRPSAAPATLEDTGMLAGGLIRLALASGEPRHAVTARSLLDGAIGTDGRLRGGRDPVLAAHGIAGADDAVEGAVPSGAAAAADAAYRLWALGAGERFRDAAERTIAPHTAPALERPAAYGAILAVARRLAEPLVQLVTVTAAEGEAGGELVRASRGATASIAAVVDEAQARAWADAGFELFAGRGAVGGASTAYLCRDFVCRLPVTDAAGLRAAAAG, via the coding sequence ATGGCCGAACGACTTCGCGGGTCGACGAGCCCGTATCTCCTCGCCCATGCCGACAATCCCGTCGATTGGTGGCCGTGGGACGAAGACGCATTCGCGGAAGCACGGCGGCGCAACGTCCCCGTGCTGGTCTCCATCGGATATGCGACGTGCCACTGGTGCCACGTCATGGCCAGGGAGAGCTTCTCCGACCCCGAGATCGCCGCGCTCCTCGGCGAACGGTTCGTCGCGATCAAGGTCGACCGCGAGGAACACCCCGAAGTGGACGCCGCGTACCTCGCCGCCGCCGGCGCGTTCACCTCGCAGCTCGGCTGGCCGCTCACCGCGTTCGCGAACGGCGACGGCGCCGTCTTCTACGCCGGCAGCTACTTTCCGCCCCGTGCCGCGCACGGCATGCCCTCGTTCCGCAATGTCCTGGATGCCGTGTGGGAAGCCTGGACCGAACGCCCCGACGAGGTCGCCGAAACCGCCGACGGGCTTCAGGAGGCGCTGCGGAAGGCGGCCGAAGCCGGCACCGGACCATTCGCCCTTCCCGCCGCAGAGCAGCTCGACGCGGCCGCCGGGCGGCTCCTCGCCGGTGAGGACCGCGCGCACGGCGGTTTCGGCGGCGCCCCGAAGTTCCCGGCCGCACCCATGCTCGAATTCCTCGCCGGCTCGGGAGACGAGGCGCGCGCCGCCGTCGACCGTGCCCTCCAGGCCATGAGCGCTTCGGAGCTCCGCGATCCCGTCGAAGGCGGCTTCTTCCGCTACGCGACACGAGCCGACTGGACGGTACCGCACTACGAACGGATGCTCACCGACAATGCGCAGCTCCTCGCCCTGCTGCTGCCCGCAGCGAGCGACGGCGCCGAATGGGCGCGCACCGCAGCCGAAGGCATCGCGGGATTCCTCACCACCACCATGCGGCTGCCCGGAGGCTGCTTCGCGAGCGCCCAGGACTCCGAGAGCCTCGTCGACGGCCGGTCGAGCGAGGGCGGCTACTACCGGCTGAACGCCCGGGAACGAGCGGAGCAACCGTCGCCGAAACTCGACCGGAAGGTGCTCACCGGCTGGAACGGACTCACGATCGGCGCACTCGCCGACGCCTCCGTCGCGCTCGAGCGCCCCGAACTCCTCGTCATCGCCCGGCGCACCGCCGAAGCGGTCCTCGACGCACACCTCCGGGAGGATGGCACGCTCGTCCGGTCCAGCCTCGACGGCCGGCCCTCGGCGGCGCCGGCGACCCTCGAAGACACCGGCATGCTCGCCGGCGGCCTGATCCGCCTCGCGCTTGCGAGCGGCGAACCGCGCCACGCGGTCACGGCGCGAAGCCTGCTCGACGGAGCGATCGGCACCGACGGGCGCCTGCGGGGCGGCCGCGACCCGGTGCTCGCCGCACACGGCATCGCCGGAGCGGACGATGCCGTCGAAGGGGCCGTGCCCTCGGGGGCGGCCGCCGCCGCGGATGCGGCCTACCGCCTCTGGGCGCTCGGTGCCGGCGAACGTTTCCGCGATGCCGCCGAACGGACGATCGCGCCGCATACGGCGCCGGCGCTCGAGCGGCCCGCCGCGTACGGTGCGATCCTCGCGGTCGCGCGCCGGCTCGCCGAACCCCTCGTGCAGCTCGTGACGGTGACGGCGGCGGAGGGCGAGGCCGGCGGCGAACTCGTTCGGGCGTCGCGGGGCGCCACGGCATCCATCGCGGCCGTCGTCGACGAGGCGCAGGCGCGCGCATGGGCCGATGCCGGCTTCGAACTCTTCGCCGGGCGCGGCGCCGTCGGGGGAGCGAGCACCGCCTACCTGTGCCGTGATTTCGTGTGCCGTCTGCCGGTCACCGACGCGGCCGGTCTGCGCGCTGCGGCGGCCGGCTGA
- a CDS encoding NADPH-dependent FMN reductase produces the protein MVLINEHEPPYTVGVLIGSLSVESINRTLASALIRLAPAELRLHEIPIGDLPLYNRDFDIDYPPAARDFKQAIAEVDAVLFVTPEYNRSVPGALKNAIDWASRPFGTNAFTRKPTAVAGASIGAIGTAVAQQQLRSILSFCNAPQMNAPEVYIHMRPGLITDDGEVTVEGTREFLAGFMQGFADFITRVLTIIPRD, from the coding sequence ATGGTGCTCATCAACGAACACGAACCGCCGTACACCGTCGGCGTGCTGATCGGCTCGCTCTCGGTCGAGTCGATCAACCGCACGCTGGCGAGCGCGCTCATCCGCCTCGCGCCGGCCGAATTGCGGCTGCACGAGATCCCGATCGGCGATCTGCCGCTCTACAACCGCGACTTCGACATCGACTATCCGCCGGCCGCGCGCGACTTCAAGCAGGCCATCGCCGAGGTCGACGCGGTGCTCTTCGTCACGCCGGAGTACAACCGTTCCGTGCCGGGCGCGTTGAAGAACGCGATCGACTGGGCGAGCCGGCCCTTCGGCACGAACGCGTTCACGCGCAAACCGACGGCGGTCGCCGGCGCGTCGATCGGCGCGATCGGCACGGCGGTGGCGCAGCAGCAGCTCCGCAGCATCCTGAGTTTCTGCAACGCCCCGCAGATGAACGCACCGGAGGTGTACATCCACATGCGCCCGGGCCTCATCACCGACGACGGCGAGGTCACCGTCGAAGGCACGCGCGAGTTCCTCGCCGGGTTCATGCAGGGCTTCGCGGACTTCATCACCCGGGTGCTGACGATCATCCCGCGCGACTGA